One genomic window of Vibrio ziniensis includes the following:
- a CDS encoding adenylosuccinate synthase, translating to MGNNVVVLGTQWGDEGKGKIVDLLTEDAKYVVRYQGGHNAGHTLVIDGEKTVLHLIPSGILRNNVKCIIGNGVVLSPDALIKEMTGLEDRGVPVKERLFISEACPLILPYHIALDQAREAARGNKAIGTTGRGIGPAYEDKVARRCVRVGDLFDRAAFAEKLKEVMAYHNFQLEHFYKVEPVSYEEVLAQAMGYADLLTSMVIDVTDELDAARKRGDKIMFEGAQGTLLDIDHGTYPYVTSSNTTAGGVAAGSGFGPRHLGYILGIAKAYCTRVGSGPFPTELYDGKEKQDPVGKHLGSVGAEFGATTGRLRRTGWFDAVAMRRAIQLNSVTGFCLTKLDVLDGLEEIKICTGYQMADGSVAEVSPMAADAYENITPIYETMPGWSETTFGAKSLEALPQNALDYIKRIEELTGVPVDIISTGPDRNETIIKVHPFSV from the coding sequence ATGGGTAATAACGTAGTCGTTCTTGGCACCCAGTGGGGTGATGAAGGTAAAGGTAAAATCGTAGACCTTTTAACTGAAGATGCAAAATATGTGGTTCGCTATCAAGGTGGTCACAATGCTGGCCATACTCTAGTTATCGATGGCGAGAAAACAGTTCTTCACTTGATTCCATCAGGTATCCTTCGCAACAACGTGAAATGCATTATCGGTAACGGTGTTGTACTTTCACCAGATGCACTAATTAAAGAAATGACCGGTCTAGAAGACCGTGGTGTTCCTGTTAAAGAGCGTCTTTTCATTTCTGAAGCTTGTCCTCTAATTCTTCCTTACCATATTGCTTTAGACCAAGCTCGTGAAGCGGCTCGTGGTAATAAAGCAATTGGTACTACTGGTCGTGGTATCGGTCCTGCTTATGAAGACAAAGTTGCTCGTCGCTGTGTTCGCGTAGGTGATTTGTTTGATCGTGCAGCATTCGCTGAGAAGTTAAAAGAAGTTATGGCTTACCACAACTTCCAACTTGAACATTTCTACAAAGTTGAGCCGGTAAGCTACGAAGAAGTACTTGCGCAAGCAATGGGTTATGCTGACCTATTAACTTCAATGGTTATCGACGTAACTGATGAACTCGATGCAGCGCGTAAGCGTGGCGATAAGATCATGTTCGAAGGTGCTCAAGGCACTCTACTAGACATCGATCACGGTACATATCCTTACGTAACTTCTTCCAACACTACTGCTGGTGGTGTTGCTGCAGGTTCTGGTTTTGGCCCTCGTCACTTAGGTTACATTCTAGGTATCGCTAAAGCGTACTGTACTCGTGTAGGCTCAGGTCCTTTCCCTACTGAACTGTATGACGGTAAAGAGAAGCAAGATCCAGTTGGTAAGCACTTAGGTAGTGTAGGTGCTGAGTTTGGTGCAACGACTGGTCGTCTACGTCGTACTGGTTGGTTTGATGCGGTTGCAATGCGCCGTGCAATTCAACTTAACTCAGTAACAGGTTTCTGTTTGACTAAACTAGACGTTCTTGACGGCCTAGAAGAGATCAAGATCTGTACTGGTTACCAAATGGCTGATGGTTCAGTTGCTGAAGTGTCACCAATGGCAGCAGATGCGTATGAAAACATTACGCCAATCTACGAAACGATGCCTGGTTGGTCTGAAACAACATTTGGTGCTAAGTCTCTAGAGGCACTTCCTCAAAATGCTCTTGATTACATCAAGCGTATTGAAGAGCTAACAGGTGTTCCAGTTGACATCATCTCTACAGGTCCAGACCGTAACGAAACCATTATCAAAGTACACCCGTTCAGCGTGTAA
- the slyD gene encoding peptidylprolyl isomerase, protein MKIEKNVVVSLAYQVKLEDGIVVDQSTVEAPLDYLHGHNNLITGLEKELEGKVAGDKFTATIAPEDAYGEHSDDLVQRVPANVFQGVDEIEVGMRFLADTDQGPIPVEITEVDGDEVVVDGNHMLAGHTLTFDVEVVAVREATAEELEHGHVHQAGGCGGHGHDHDHEGCCGGHGHEDDHECCGGHGHHHDHDHDHDHKDGCCGGGHCH, encoded by the coding sequence ATGAAAATTGAAAAGAACGTGGTTGTAAGTCTTGCTTACCAAGTAAAACTGGAAGATGGCATCGTTGTAGACCAATCTACAGTGGAAGCACCACTAGATTACCTACATGGTCACAACAACCTAATCACTGGCCTTGAGAAAGAGCTAGAAGGCAAAGTAGCAGGCGACAAGTTCACTGCAACTATCGCACCTGAAGATGCATACGGTGAGCACAGCGATGATCTTGTTCAACGCGTTCCTGCAAATGTATTCCAAGGTGTTGACGAAATCGAAGTTGGTATGCGCTTCCTTGCGGATACTGATCAAGGTCCAATCCCTGTAGAAATCACAGAAGTAGACGGCGACGAAGTTGTTGTAGACGGCAACCACATGCTTGCTGGTCACACACTGACTTTCGACGTTGAAGTGGTTGCAGTTCGTGAAGCGACAGCTGAAGAGTTAGAGCACGGCCACGTACACCAAGCTGGTGGCTGTGGTGGTCACGGGCACGACCACGACCATGAAGGTTGTTGCGGCGGCCATGGTCATGAAGATGACCATGAATGTTGTGGTGGTCACGGTCATCACCATGATCACGACCACGACCACGACCATAAAGATGGCTGTTGCGGTGGCGGTCACTGCCACTAA
- the kefB gene encoding glutathione-regulated potassium-efflux system protein KefB produces the protein MAELGSDFLQSTAVFLTAAVVAVPLAQRAGLGSVLGYLLAGVIIGPWGLGLISDVEAIMHFAEFGVVLLLFLIGLELNPRKLWQMRGPILGLGGAQVVVTTAVIASITSLMGIGWQSSLVIGMGLALSSTAIALRVIEERGLSRSETGQSGFAVLLFQDIAVIPMLAMLPVLAGNTGGSWLDVVWMLCGIVGLLVGGHFLLSPLFRYIVLSGVRELFTVAALLLVIGIALLMQQLGLSMALGTFLAGVLLAESEFRHELEIAIEPFKGLLLGLFFISVGMAVDLGLLALEPLSILLAVIGLVTVKGLLLYVLARFSGTRAKARSRMAAILSQGGEFAFVIFTAASNQGLLKSEQAAFLLVVVSLSMVTTPLLLSAQSRWFARNLNTSDDEAIGSDIFDKEPRVIIAGFGRFGQIVGRLMYANKIKITVLESDASQIKLLRKYGYKVFYGDATQLELLRAAGADEAEAIVICTDAPDEVVKIVELCKHHFPKLKILARARSRVEAYQLMNHGVERYSRETFLGALDLGRQTLISLGMHPYEAKRAEAHFRKLDMSMLKELLPQHNEGKQLNLRAKEARKELEEIFGREMDGDRQSRSYWEKD, from the coding sequence ATGGCTGAGTTAGGCAGCGATTTCCTGCAAAGTACGGCGGTATTTCTTACCGCAGCCGTTGTGGCAGTGCCTTTGGCGCAAAGGGCTGGGTTAGGTTCTGTTCTTGGATATTTGTTAGCTGGCGTGATAATTGGGCCTTGGGGATTAGGTTTAATCAGCGATGTTGAAGCGATTATGCACTTTGCAGAATTTGGCGTAGTGCTATTGCTCTTTCTGATTGGCTTAGAGTTGAACCCAAGAAAACTATGGCAAATGCGAGGTCCAATATTAGGCTTAGGCGGTGCTCAAGTGGTCGTCACGACCGCGGTAATTGCCAGTATCACCTCGCTAATGGGAATCGGTTGGCAAAGCAGTTTAGTGATTGGTATGGGCTTGGCTCTTTCCTCTACAGCTATAGCACTGCGAGTCATTGAAGAGCGAGGGTTATCTCGCAGTGAAACTGGGCAATCTGGTTTTGCAGTATTGCTGTTTCAGGATATTGCGGTCATTCCAATGCTGGCAATGTTACCAGTATTGGCGGGAAACACTGGGGGAAGCTGGCTTGATGTGGTTTGGATGCTGTGTGGCATCGTCGGTTTGCTGGTCGGCGGTCATTTCCTCTTAAGTCCACTGTTCCGCTATATCGTATTGAGCGGAGTGCGTGAGCTATTTACTGTAGCCGCGTTACTGTTGGTTATCGGTATTGCACTGCTGATGCAGCAATTAGGCTTGTCGATGGCGCTTGGTACTTTCTTGGCTGGGGTGTTATTAGCCGAAAGTGAATTCCGTCATGAACTTGAAATCGCGATCGAACCTTTTAAAGGTTTACTGCTTGGGCTGTTTTTTATCTCTGTTGGTATGGCGGTCGATTTAGGGTTGCTTGCTCTTGAGCCGTTAAGCATATTGTTGGCTGTGATTGGACTGGTGACTGTCAAAGGTCTACTTCTTTATGTCTTAGCTCGTTTTTCTGGTACTCGTGCAAAAGCGCGCAGTCGCATGGCGGCGATTCTAAGCCAAGGTGGTGAGTTTGCTTTTGTTATTTTCACTGCAGCAAGTAATCAAGGGTTGCTAAAATCTGAGCAAGCGGCATTCCTACTGGTTGTCGTGAGTTTATCAATGGTAACCACGCCATTATTGCTTTCCGCTCAGAGCCGTTGGTTTGCTCGTAACTTGAATACCTCCGATGACGAAGCTATTGGTTCGGATATTTTTGATAAAGAACCCAGAGTTATCATTGCAGGCTTTGGGCGTTTTGGACAAATTGTTGGTCGCTTGATGTATGCTAACAAGATCAAAATAACCGTATTGGAAAGTGATGCAAGCCAAATAAAATTACTACGTAAATACGGATATAAAGTATTCTATGGTGATGCTACCCAGCTTGAGTTGTTGCGAGCCGCTGGTGCAGATGAAGCTGAAGCTATTGTGATCTGTACCGATGCTCCTGATGAGGTAGTGAAAATAGTCGAGCTTTGTAAACATCACTTTCCGAAGTTGAAAATACTGGCTCGCGCCCGAAGTCGTGTTGAAGCTTACCAACTAATGAATCATGGGGTGGAGCGGTACTCTCGTGAGACCTTTTTAGGCGCGTTGGATCTCGGTCGACAAACGCTTATCTCATTGGGCATGCATCCTTATGAAGCGAAAAGAGCAGAGGCACATTTCCGTAAGCTCGATATGTCGATGCTCAAAGAGCTGCTACCTCAGCATAATGAAGGTAAACAGCTTAATTTGAGAGCCAAAGAAGCCCGTAAAGAGCTCGAAGAAATTTTTGGTCGCGAGATGGATGGAGACAGACAATCTCGTAGCTATTGGGAAAAAGATTAA
- a CDS encoding isoaspartyl peptidase/L-asparaginase family protein — MSQPFSIAIHGGAGTILRDQMSDELRVEILSALEKSVKAGHEILAQGGDALDAVVAAVKVLEDAPQFNAGKGSVLTNKEMVEMDASVMHGREMNAGAVTGIRHIKNPIELARDVMLISEHVLLMGDGAEEFAFSLGYEYTEQDYFFTDRRYEQLQSMKEKGLFALSEAKYSAEDKYPDDKKFGTVGAVALDKQGNLAAATSTGGITNKKFGRVGDSPIIGAGTIAENGNVAVSTTGMGEFFIRKMVAGDVAARMRYLKEDVHTACEHIINGDLKAMGGEGGLIAVDANGDIHFAMNSSGMYRASIDNKGNLDVKIYADE; from the coding sequence ATGTCGCAGCCATTTTCTATCGCTATTCACGGTGGAGCAGGAACCATACTGCGTGATCAAATGAGTGATGAACTTAGAGTAGAAATTCTGTCAGCGTTGGAAAAATCAGTAAAAGCTGGGCATGAAATTCTGGCTCAAGGTGGCGATGCGCTTGATGCCGTGGTGGCTGCGGTCAAGGTATTGGAAGATGCACCTCAATTCAATGCAGGCAAAGGCTCTGTATTAACCAACAAAGAAATGGTTGAGATGGATGCGTCTGTCATGCATGGTCGAGAAATGAATGCGGGAGCGGTAACGGGGATTCGCCATATTAAAAATCCTATTGAGTTAGCACGTGACGTGATGCTGATAAGCGAGCATGTTTTGTTAATGGGGGATGGTGCAGAAGAGTTCGCATTTAGCTTAGGTTATGAATACACCGAGCAGGACTATTTCTTTACTGACCGCCGTTATGAACAGCTACAGTCGATGAAAGAAAAAGGCTTGTTTGCTCTTTCCGAAGCTAAGTACTCGGCAGAAGATAAGTATCCGGATGATAAAAAATTTGGCACGGTAGGTGCTGTAGCACTGGATAAGCAAGGTAACTTGGCTGCTGCGACAAGTACTGGCGGAATTACGAATAAAAAATTCGGCCGTGTTGGCGATTCTCCAATTATTGGTGCAGGTACGATTGCAGAAAATGGCAATGTGGCGGTTTCGACTACAGGTATGGGAGAGTTCTTTATTCGTAAGATGGTCGCAGGGGACGTTGCTGCAAGAATGCGCTATTTGAAAGAAGATGTTCATACCGCTTGTGAGCACATTATTAACGGTGACTTGAAAGCGATGGGGGGCGAAGGTGGCTTGATTGCGGTGGACGCAAATGGTGATATTCACTTTGCGATGAATAGTTCTGGTATGTACCGGGCTAGTATCGATAATAAAGGTAACCTTGACGTCAAAATTTATGCTGATGAATGA
- a CDS encoding YheV family putative zinc ribbon protein, producing MNIKKRFIAGASCPSCKAQDTLRWWIENNIELVECVECDYSEQRKPKSVEKSEHGQEQMIGIFKPE from the coding sequence GTGAACATAAAAAAACGCTTTATTGCAGGGGCAAGTTGTCCAAGTTGTAAAGCTCAAGATACTCTGCGCTGGTGGATAGAGAACAATATAGAGCTGGTAGAATGCGTTGAATGTGATTATTCAGAACAGCGTAAACCGAAATCTGTAGAGAAAAGTGAACACGGGCAAGAACAAATGATCGGCATTTTTAAGCCGGAATAA